GCGCGATCGACCCGCCGCCCTTCGCGATGCCGCACGCGGTGGGCTGGTTCGGCGCCGGCACCCCTCCGGGTGCGGCCGGGGCCGCCCTCCTCGTCGGCCACGTCGACACCGACACCCGCCCGGCGGTCTTCTACGGCCTGAGCGCGGCCCGCCCCGGCGCGAAGGTCCGGGTCACCCGGACGGACGGCACGGTCGCCGAGTTCACGGTCGACGACGTCCAGGTCTTCCCGCGCGAGCACTTCGACGCGACCAAGGTCTACGGCCGGCGCGAACCCGGCCGCGCCGAACTCCGCCTGATCACCTGCGGCGGCACCTTCGACCGCACGGCCGGCACGTACTCGGCGAACGTGGTCGTCTCGGCGTACCTCACGGGGGCGGCGGCGTCCTGAGGACCCGGCGACCGGGCCCGGCCGGTGGGCCGCGTCCCGCAAGCGCCACCGGCCGGTCCAGTCCTCGACCGCGGGGCTCACGGGCGGCGGGAGGGAGCCCGGTGCCGGCCGCGGGAGGTCGGGGTTCCGGAAACTGTAAAGGCCCTGCCTCGCCCGGCCCAGAGGGCTGTCGTGTCACGATGACGGCGACCGCTCCGTACGTGCCGAGGGGCCCCGAATGTCCGTATCTCCCTGCGCGCGTCGCGCGGGACTCACCCTCCCGGCTCTGGCGCTCGCGTTCCTCCTCACCGCCGGCTGTACGAGCCCGGCCACTCCGCGCGCCACGAGCGCCCCGCCCGCCGCCGACGCCGCCCCCGCTCCCACCCGGCCCGCGGCCGGGGCCGCCCCCGCTCCCACCCCGTCCGCCCCACCCCCTACTGGGTGAACCCCGACGGCAAGGCCGCCCGGCAGATGGCCGCGCACCTCGCCGCGGGCCGCACCGCCGAGGCCGGGCTGCTGCGGCGGATCGCCTCCCGGCCGGTGGCCGAGTGGATCGGCTCCGACCGGCCCGAGGACGAGACCCGCGCCGTCACCGAGGCCGCCACCCGCGCCGGGCGCGAGGCGCTCCTCGTCCTCTACGACATCCCGCACCGCGACTGCGGCCAGCACTCGGCGGGCGGCGCGGCGGACCCCGCCGCCTACCGCGCCTGGGTGGACGCCGTCGCCCGCGGCATCGGCGCGCGGCGCGCGACCGTCGTCCTGGAACCGGACGCCGTGATGCACGTCGTCGACGGCTGCACCGAGGAGCGGCACCACGGGGAGCGGTACGAGCTGCTCAAGGCGGCCGTCCTGCGGCTGAAGCAGCAGCCGGCCACCACCGTCTACCTGGACGCGGGCAACGCGGGCTGGGTCGCTCCGGCGCAGCTGCGCGGCCCGCTCCAGGAGGCGGGGATCGCCGAGGCCGACGGCTTCGCGGTCAACGTCTCGAACTTCCAGACGACCGCGGCGAGCACCACCTACGGCCGGCAGCTGTCGGCGCTGCTCGGCGACAAGCCCTTCGTGATCGACACCAGCAGGAACGGGAACGGCCCCTACGCCGAGGGCGACCCGGCCCAGAGCTGGTGCAACCCGCCGGGCCGCGCGCTCGGCGCGCCGCCGACCCGGAGCACCGGGGACCCGCTGGTCGCGGCGTACCTGTGGATCAAGCGGCCGGGCGAGTCGGACGGGGAGTGCCGGGGCGGCCCGAGGGCGGGGGAGTGGTTCGACGCGTACGCGCTGGAACTGGCCCGCAACGCCCGGTAGTTCGGGGCGGGGGAGGAGCCCCGCGCCCTCGGGAACGACCAAGGCTCCCTCACCGATGGTGAGGGAGCCTTGACTCTGCGTGCGCCGCCAGGGACTCGAACCCCGGACCCGCTGATTAAGAGTCAGCTGCTCTAACCAACTGAGCTAGCGGCGCCTGCTGACAGAGAGAACTCTACCGGACCTGGAGGCGTGCTCCTGACCAATATCGGTCGCGTCCGGCCTGTTGGATGGTCGTACTGGGCCTTCGATCCGTCAAAATGCGATTTGTCCAGACAGTTGAGACACTGGCGCCCGAACCGAGGGTCAAAAGATCTTGACGAGTGTGGAGGGGAATCGCATGAGCGTGCCGGTCTTCGAGGAGTTCGAACCCGCGGCCGACTGCGGCTGCCCGGGCTGTGCCCAGCAGCGCCGTGGCCTCGCGCTTGGCCTGCCCGTGCGGGCCGGCGGCCACCCGGCGGCACACGGCGCGCGCCGCGCGCTGGTCCTGGTGACGGCGGCGGGAGTGGTCCTCGGCGGGGGAGGGGCGGGAGTGGCGACGGCCCTCTCCCGCCCGGCGGAGCCGGTCGGCCCGATGGGCCCGTTCACCCCGGCGGACGTGGATGCGGGCCCGGGCCCGAGTGCGGGCACGGGCACGGGTACGGGTACGGGTACGGAGATGGACACGGCGGTCCTGCGGGAGCGGTCGGCCGCGGGCGCCGCCGACCACGTGAGTCCCTGGCCTGGGCCGGACACCCCGCAGGGCGGGCGGGAGCCGCTGCACGGAGCGCCGGGCCCCAACCCCCAGCCCTCCCCGACGCCGACCCCGCCCCCCGGTACGGGTACGGGGACGGCCACCACCCCGGCGACCAGCCAGATCTCGACGGGCACGCTGCGGCAGACGACCCGGGCCGAGATCATCAACCGCGCCAAGCTGTGGGTGACCGCACAGGTCCCGTACTCCATGGAGAAGTACTGGTCGGACGGGTATCGCCAGGATTGCTCCGGCTACATCTCCATGGCCTGGAACCTGCGCAGCAACGAGTGGACCGGGAGCCTCGACCGCTTCGCCGAGCGGATCGACCGCACCGAGCTCCAGCCCGGCGACATCCTGCTGTTCCACAACCCGGCCAACCCGACGCGCGGCTCGCACGTCACGATCTTCGGCGGCTGGACCGACTACACCCACACCTCGTACATCGCGTACGAGCAGACCAAGCCGCGCACGCGGAAGCAGGCGACGCCCATGGCGTACTGGGAGAACTCCGGCCGGTACGTGGCCTACCGCTACAAGGGCGTGGTGAGCGGCGGCAGCGGGGGCGGCACGACCGGCGGCGGGTCGAAGCCGACGACGCCGACCACGCCGGCGACCCCGTACCCGGGCGCGGGCAAGTTCGGCCCGGGCGCGAACAACTCCCACGTCACCCAGCTCGGCAAGCTCCTCGTCGAGCGCGGCGGCAAGAAGTACTACAGCAAGGGACCGGGTC
The sequence above is a segment of the Streptomyces sp. NBC_01255 genome. Coding sequences within it:
- a CDS encoding class F sortase; translated protein: MPSGTRPAGTGRLVTGVAWALLLLGLWLWGREVTEGPGGSSAPTHGDIAAVGRPLGVALPPAHEPLAPAAPRRVEVPSLGIAAPVVARGLDGTGAIDPPPFAMPHAVGWFGAGTPPGAAGAALLVGHVDTDTRPAVFYGLSAARPGAKVRVTRTDGTVAEFTVDDVQVFPREHFDATKVYGRREPGRAELRLITCGGTFDRTAGTYSANVVVSAYLTGAAAS
- a CDS encoding peptidoglycan-binding protein produces the protein MSVPVFEEFEPAADCGCPGCAQQRRGLALGLPVRAGGHPAAHGARRALVLVTAAGVVLGGGGAGVATALSRPAEPVGPMGPFTPADVDAGPGPSAGTGTGTGTGTEMDTAVLRERSAAGAADHVSPWPGPDTPQGGREPLHGAPGPNPQPSPTPTPPPGTGTGTATTPATSQISTGTLRQTTRAEIINRAKLWVTAQVPYSMEKYWSDGYRQDCSGYISMAWNLRSNEWTGSLDRFAERIDRTELQPGDILLFHNPANPTRGSHVTIFGGWTDYTHTSYIAYEQTKPRTRKQATPMAYWENSGRYVAYRYKGVVSGGSGGGTTGGGSKPTTPTTPATPYPGAGKFGPGANNSHVTQLGKLLVERGGKKYYSKGPGPKWGEADRRATQAFQLAQGWKGKEADGLPGPDTWKLLVAGKGKDIGGSGGSGGSSANATGFPGRGYFRPGQSHAYVEKLGKQLVKRGFGKHYLSGPGPRWTEADRRNVEAFQRAQGWRGGAADGYPGPETWRRLFR